From the Rhodospirillales bacterium genome, one window contains:
- a CDS encoding alpha/beta fold hydrolase, with protein MSAFPGFGPNARTRRIQVGDVSMRVVDEGEGPEIVFIPGGDQPAEGYSHIFAELTDSFHCYAFDPRGIQGTDSPPAPWTMSDFANDCAGLIEHLCDGPTVVSGLSMGGLITEQLAIDHPDTVRLAIPMGTSAYIDGFTRDWMEAEIRLRREGVELPEYFLPVHYAVYAYPAKALHDPELWDQIKSAYTARFGSREAKDTINQWQACLDFDVREDLPHCPVPFHVIAFSEDVQTAPRMCKMVSDLAKDGTFHEVPELGHVSMVRHRPKVVADKIREIVTSVLG; from the coding sequence ATGAGTGCCTTTCCCGGTTTCGGTCCAAATGCCCGTACCCGACGCATCCAGGTGGGCGATGTCTCAATGCGCGTGGTCGACGAGGGCGAGGGCCCGGAGATTGTCTTCATTCCGGGCGGCGATCAGCCGGCGGAGGGCTACAGCCACATCTTCGCGGAGCTGACCGACAGCTTCCATTGTTATGCCTTCGATCCGCGCGGCATTCAGGGCACGGACTCTCCGCCCGCGCCGTGGACCATGTCGGACTTCGCCAACGACTGCGCCGGTCTGATCGAGCATCTGTGCGACGGCCCGACGGTCGTGAGCGGACTCTCCATGGGCGGACTCATCACCGAACAACTGGCGATCGACCATCCCGACACGGTGCGCCTGGCCATCCCGATGGGCACCTCGGCCTACATCGACGGCTTCACGCGTGACTGGATGGAGGCGGAGATCCGCCTGCGCCGCGAAGGTGTCGAGCTGCCGGAATACTTCCTGCCGGTGCACTACGCCGTCTACGCCTATCCGGCCAAGGCGCTGCACGACCCCGAGCTCTGGGATCAGATCAAGAGCGCCTACACGGCGCGCTTCGGCAGTCGCGAGGCCAAGGACACAATCAACCAGTGGCAGGCCTGCCTCGATTTCGACGTGCGCGAGGATCTGCCGCACTGTCCGGTCCCGTTCCACGTGATCGCGTTCTCCGAAGACGTCCAGACCGCACCGCGCATGTGCAAGATGGTCTCCGACCTTGCGAAAGACGGCACGTTCCACGAGGTGCCGGAGCTGGGCCACGTCTCCATGGTGCGCCACCGCCCGAAGGTGGTGGCCGACAAGATCCGTGAGATCGTGACGTCCGTGTTGGGTTGA
- a CDS encoding NADP-dependent isocitrate dehydrogenase produces the protein MAKIAVKNPVIELDGDEMTRIIWAFIKDRLILPYLDIDLHYYDLSIQKRDETDDQITIDAANAIKQHGVGVKCATITPDEDRVEEFDLKNMWRSPNGTIRNILGGTVFRQPIICSNVPRLVPGWTRPIVIGRHAFGDQYRATDFVVPGAGKLTVTFEPADDGETISREVFDFPGGGVALSMYNLDDSIRGFARACMNYGLNLGWPVYLSTKNTILKAYDGRFKDLFQEVFDAEFAEKFTARGIAYEHRLIDDMVAAALKWEGGFVWACKNYDGDVQSDTVAQGFGSLGLMTSVLMTPDGGTIEAEAAHGTVTRHYREHQKGKETSTNPIASIFAWTRGLSYRGEFDGTPDVSDFAKALEEVCIETVEGGQMTRDLALLIGPEQSWLTTQKFLAALDEGLQKKLA, from the coding sequence ATGGCAAAGATTGCGGTCAAGAACCCGGTGATCGAACTCGACGGCGACGAGATGACCCGGATCATCTGGGCGTTCATCAAGGACCGGCTGATCCTGCCCTATCTCGACATCGACCTGCACTACTACGACCTCTCGATCCAGAAGCGCGACGAGACCGACGACCAGATCACGATCGATGCCGCCAATGCCATCAAGCAGCACGGTGTGGGCGTAAAATGCGCCACGATCACGCCGGACGAGGACCGCGTCGAGGAGTTCGATCTCAAGAATATGTGGCGTTCGCCCAACGGCACGATCCGCAACATTCTGGGCGGCACCGTGTTCCGCCAACCGATCATCTGCTCGAACGTCCCGCGCCTGGTACCGGGCTGGACCAGGCCCATCGTGATCGGCCGTCACGCCTTTGGCGACCAGTACCGTGCCACCGACTTCGTCGTGCCGGGTGCGGGCAAGCTCACAGTGACCTTCGAGCCTGCCGACGACGGCGAGACGATCAGCCGCGAGGTCTTCGACTTCCCCGGCGGCGGCGTCGCGCTGTCGATGTACAACCTCGACGATTCAATCCGCGGCTTCGCCCGGGCCTGCATGAACTATGGCCTCAACCTCGGCTGGCCGGTCTATCTCTCGACCAAGAACACGATCCTCAAGGCCTATGACGGCCGCTTCAAGGACCTCTTCCAGGAGGTCTTCGACGCCGAGTTCGCCGAGAAGTTCACAGCCAGGGGCATCGCCTATGAGCACCGCCTGATCGACGACATGGTTGCTGCAGCACTGAAGTGGGAAGGCGGCTTCGTCTGGGCCTGCAAGAACTACGACGGCGACGTGCAATCCGACACCGTCGCACAGGGCTTCGGCTCGCTTGGTCTGATGACCTCGGTCCTGATGACGCCCGACGGCGGCACGATCGAGGCCGAGGCCGCCCACGGCACGGTGACGCGCCACTACCGCGAGCACCAGAAGGGCAAGGAGACCTCGACCAACCCGATCGCCTCGATCTTCGCCTGGACCCGCGGTCTCTCCTACCGCGGCGAGTTCGACGGCACACCCGACGTCTCCGACTTCGCCAAGGCGCTTGAGGAGGTCTGCATCGAGACCGTCGAAGGCGGCCAGATGACCAGGGATCTGGCGCTCCTGATCGGCCCGGAACAGTCTTGGCTCACCACTCAGAAGTTCCTCGCGGCGCTCGACGAAGGGTTGCAGAAGAAGCTGGCGTAA
- a CDS encoding LysM peptidoglycan-binding domain-containing protein, whose protein sequence is MKQGLAALAVFAVLIVIVIAMMGDDDAPTSTGSASSSSSSSAANSKTANSETTEAETADETVADDAEPVAAPDEIVPGFDIVRVEPSGDAVIAGTAEPGADVAVMTAAGVIGTAQADDRGEWVVIIDEPLEPGAHEIWLEANDGGGGTVESTEIIVMSVPEAADVAAVTDGSDVVAMAETTADDIVASIESASSAEVLAVIVPREGEGDVEVLQAPGSGVGLSGGGDLTLKSLSYDEEGTVSLSGQAEPGSTVVPYLDGKAAGEAVADEEGNWRLTLGDPLEEGQYDLRVDEVNESGDVVARLATTFQQAPLTMPTTDALLVVIQPGNNLWLIARQVYGGGMHYTQIFEANRNQIADPDLIYPGQIFVLPDAVTTDG, encoded by the coding sequence GTGAAGCAGGGTCTTGCGGCACTTGCCGTCTTTGCGGTTCTGATAGTGATCGTCATCGCGATGATGGGCGACGACGATGCGCCGACGTCGACCGGCAGCGCCAGCTCGTCGTCGAGCAGTAGCGCGGCCAACTCCAAGACGGCCAACTCCGAGACGACGGAAGCCGAAACCGCGGACGAAACGGTGGCTGACGACGCCGAACCCGTGGCGGCCCCCGACGAGATTGTGCCCGGCTTCGATATCGTGCGTGTCGAGCCGAGTGGCGATGCCGTCATAGCCGGAACGGCCGAGCCGGGCGCCGATGTCGCGGTGATGACCGCCGCCGGCGTGATTGGCACCGCCCAGGCCGATGACCGTGGCGAGTGGGTTGTCATCATTGATGAACCATTGGAGCCCGGCGCCCACGAAATCTGGCTCGAGGCCAACGATGGGGGCGGCGGCACGGTCGAATCCACCGAGATCATAGTGATGTCGGTGCCGGAGGCGGCGGACGTTGCCGCGGTTACGGACGGCTCCGACGTCGTGGCCATGGCTGAGACGACAGCCGATGACATCGTTGCGTCGATCGAATCCGCCAGCAGCGCCGAGGTGCTTGCCGTGATCGTTCCCCGAGAGGGCGAAGGCGATGTCGAAGTGCTGCAGGCGCCTGGCAGCGGCGTTGGCCTCTCGGGCGGCGGCGATCTGACGCTGAAGAGCTTGAGCTACGACGAGGAAGGCACGGTGTCCCTATCGGGTCAGGCTGAGCCCGGCAGCACCGTGGTGCCCTATCTGGACGGCAAGGCGGCGGGCGAGGCCGTGGCCGACGAGGAGGGCAACTGGCGGCTCACCCTCGGCGATCCGCTCGAAGAGGGCCAGTACGACCTCAGGGTCGACGAGGTTAACGAGAGTGGGGATGTCGTGGCGCGGCTTGCGACCACGTTCCAGCAGGCGCCGTTGACCATGCCGACCACGGATGCCCTGCTGGTCGTGATCCAGCCTGGCAACAATCTCTGGCTCATCGCGCGTCAGGTCTACGGCGGCGGCATGCACTACACCCAGATCTTCGAAGCCAACCGCAACCAGATCGCCGATCCTGATCTCATCTATCCCGGCCAGATTTTCGTTCTGCCCGATGCGGTCACCACCGATGGCTGA